CTCCCGGCGGGTGTCGACATCCAGATCCAGCTCGTCTGATGGCAGCGCTGTTGGGCAGGAAGCTCGGGATGACGCAGGTCTTCGGCGAGGACGGCCAGGTCGAGCGGGTCACGGTCGTGGAGGCCGGTCCGTGCCGGGTCACCGGCATCCGGACCCACGACCGCGACGGGTACGAGGCCGTGCAGATCGGCTTCGGCGATGTCAATCCCAAGCGGTTGACGAAGCCCGTGCTCGGCCAGATGAAAGGTGCTGGTGTATCGGTGCGCTACATCCGCGAGATGTCCGCCGACAACATCGATGATCATAAAGTTGGCGATACCCTCGATGTCGATCTGTTCAACGCCGACGATCTGGTCGATGTGACGGGCTGGTCGAAGGGCCGTGGCTTTGCGGGCGTTGTGAAGCGCTACAACTTCCGTGGCGGCCCGCGCACGCAC
The DNA window shown above is from Herpetosiphonaceae bacterium and carries:
- the rplC gene encoding 50S ribosomal protein L3 is translated as MAALLGRKLGMTQVFGEDGQVERVTVVEAGPCRVTGIRTHDRDGYEAVQIGFGDVNPKRLTKPVLGQMKGAGVSVRYIREMSADNIDDHKVGDTLDVDLFNADDLVDVTGWSKGRGFAGVVKRYNFRGGPRTHGQSDRERAPGSLGAGTSPGKVWKGKRMPGRMGNDRKTVQRLRVVRVDGDRHLLLIKGSVPGAKNGLVYVRRTVKPKK